The Pantoea nemavictus genome includes a region encoding these proteins:
- the rarD gene encoding EamA family transporter RarD, giving the protein MDTQQTRQGIGYALGAYFIWGIAPAYFKLVKEVPATEIMTHRVIWSALFMLLLITLSRSWTQVRSVLAQPKKVLLLALTAVTIGGNWLLFIWAVNNQHMLEASLGYFINPLINVVFGMLFLRERFRRLQWLAVLLATTGVLVQLWQFGSLPIIGLGLAFSFALYGLVRKKIQVDAQSGMLIETLWLFPLAAIYLFGFADSATSHLSANAMSLNLKLIAAGIITTIPLMLFAAACARLRLSTVGFFQYLGPTLMFLLAVIFYGESLTPDKMVTFGFIWLALAVFIIDAVAFSARSRVRIA; this is encoded by the coding sequence ATGGATACGCAACAAACTCGCCAGGGTATCGGCTACGCGCTTGGCGCTTACTTCATTTGGGGCATCGCACCGGCTTACTTCAAACTGGTTAAAGAAGTTCCTGCCACCGAAATCATGACGCATCGCGTGATTTGGTCAGCGCTGTTTATGCTGCTGCTGATCACCTTAAGCCGCAGCTGGACGCAGGTGCGCAGCGTGCTGGCTCAGCCGAAAAAAGTGCTGCTACTGGCGCTGACCGCTGTAACCATTGGCGGCAACTGGCTGCTGTTTATCTGGGCGGTAAACAATCAGCATATGCTGGAGGCGAGTCTTGGATACTTTATCAACCCGCTGATTAACGTGGTGTTTGGCATGCTGTTTCTGCGCGAGCGCTTCCGTCGTTTGCAGTGGCTGGCGGTGTTGCTGGCGACAACCGGCGTGTTGGTGCAGCTGTGGCAATTCGGTTCGCTGCCGATTATCGGTCTTGGCCTGGCATTTAGCTTTGCCTTGTACGGCTTGGTACGCAAAAAGATTCAGGTGGATGCGCAGAGCGGCATGCTGATCGAGACGCTGTGGCTGTTTCCGCTGGCGGCAATTTATCTGTTTGGCTTCGCCGACAGCGCCACCAGCCATCTCAGTGCTAACGCCATGAGCCTCAATCTCAAGCTGATCGCAGCGGGAATCATTACCACCATTCCGCTGATGCTGTTTGCGGCAGCCTGCGCGCGTCTGCGCTTATCGACCGTGGGTTTCTTCCAGTACCTTGGCCCGACGCTGATGTTCCTGCTGGCGGTGATCTTCTACGGCGAGAGCCTGACACCCGACAAGATGGTGACCTTCGGCTTCATCTGGCTGGCACTCGCCGTGTTTATTATTGATGCGGTGGCGTTTTCAGCTCGCTCGCGGGTGCGCATAGCGTGA
- a CDS encoding thioesterase family protein: MSSPLLTQQEARRLIGEIFVYHMPFNQALGLELDRLEADYAELGFANKTMLVGNAAQQILHGGVIASVLDVAAGLVCVSYALTRQESITEEELRQRLSRMGTIDMRVDYLRPGRGERFIATSSLLRGGNKVAVARVELHNQQGDYIATATATYMIG, encoded by the coding sequence ATGTCATCCCCGTTGCTGACACAGCAGGAAGCGCGCCGTCTGATTGGCGAAATTTTTGTTTATCACATGCCCTTCAATCAGGCGCTCGGATTAGAGCTGGATCGACTGGAAGCGGATTATGCCGAACTGGGCTTTGCCAATAAAACCATGCTGGTGGGCAATGCGGCGCAGCAAATTTTGCACGGCGGCGTGATTGCCTCGGTGCTGGATGTAGCCGCCGGGCTGGTGTGCGTCAGCTATGCGCTGACGCGCCAGGAGAGTATTACCGAAGAAGAGCTGCGCCAGCGCCTTTCACGCATGGGCACCATTGATATGCGGGTGGATTATCTGCGTCCCGGCCGCGGTGAGCGCTTTATCGCCACCAGCAGCCTACTGCGCGGCGGCAATAAAGTCGCCGTAGCGCGCGTGGAATTACATAACCAGCAAGGCGATTACATCGCTACCGCTACCGCGACTTATATGATTGGCTGA
- the pldA gene encoding phospholipase A, translating into MRKHYALLAAALILPALAQADEATIKEVHDAPAVRGSIIANLLEKHDNPFVLYPYENNYLLYTYTTDMNKEAISSYNWADKAKNDEVKFQLSLAFPLWRGILGDNSVLAASYTQRSWWQLSNRGASSPFRETDYEPQIFLGWATDYTFAGWTLRDVETGLVHQSNGRSEPTSRSWNRVYARLMAENGNLLAEIKPWYRLPESESNDDNPDITKYMGYYRAKLGYMMGDSIFSVEGNYNWNSGFGGATFAWSYPISEHVRFYTQVFSGYGESLIDYNHRQTRFGVGVTLNDLF; encoded by the coding sequence ATGCGTAAGCATTACGCCTTGCTGGCAGCGGCACTGATCCTTCCTGCCCTGGCGCAGGCCGACGAAGCCACGATAAAAGAGGTTCATGATGCACCGGCAGTGAGGGGCAGCATTATCGCTAACCTGCTGGAGAAACACGATAACCCGTTCGTGCTTTATCCTTACGAAAATAACTACCTGCTTTATACCTACACCACAGATATGAACAAAGAGGCGATCTCTTCGTACAACTGGGCAGACAAAGCGAAAAATGATGAAGTAAAATTCCAGCTCAGCCTGGCATTTCCGCTGTGGCGCGGCATTTTAGGCGATAACTCAGTGCTGGCCGCATCCTATACTCAGCGTTCGTGGTGGCAGCTCTCAAACCGTGGCGCTTCATCGCCGTTCCGTGAAACCGATTATGAGCCGCAGATTTTCCTCGGCTGGGCGACCGATTACACCTTCGCCGGCTGGACGTTACGCGATGTGGAAACCGGCCTTGTCCATCAGTCGAACGGTCGCAGCGAACCGACCTCACGCAGCTGGAACCGTGTTTATGCCCGCTTAATGGCAGAAAACGGCAACCTTCTCGCGGAGATCAAACCCTGGTATCGTCTGCCAGAAAGTGAAAGCAATGACGATAACCCGGACATCACCAAATACATGGGTTACTACCGCGCTAAGCTTGGCTACATGATGGGCGACAGCATTTTCAGCGTGGAAGGTAACTACAACTGGAACAGCGGCTTCGGCGGTGCAACCTTCGCCTGGAGCTACCCAATCTCTGAACACGTGCGCTTTTACACGCAGGTCTTCAGCGGTTATGGTGAATCTTTGATCGACTATAACCATCGCCAGACGCGTTTCGGCGTGGGCGTAACGCTCAACGATCTGTTCTAA